A DNA window from Actinomadura coerulea contains the following coding sequences:
- a CDS encoding PadR family transcriptional regulator, with translation MSLRHAVLGLIAEMDGASGYDLLKMFEISLGNVWPARQSQLYGELGKLADAGLIEVAEEGPRGRRAYRITESGRAELRHWLVDVPSKGSRKDESLLRVFFLGMVGPEEAQRYMRGHAAGLGEYLDELTALDENVDWGEDDLSVYGRLVIEYGKRFAAMRRDWFEWAAREIESLGERGAERGAERA, from the coding sequence ATGAGTTTGCGACATGCGGTGCTCGGGCTCATCGCCGAGATGGACGGCGCCAGCGGCTACGACCTGCTGAAGATGTTCGAGATCTCGCTGGGCAACGTCTGGCCGGCCCGGCAGAGCCAGCTCTACGGCGAGCTGGGCAAGCTCGCCGACGCCGGGCTGATCGAGGTCGCCGAGGAGGGGCCGCGCGGCCGCAGGGCGTACCGGATCACCGAGTCCGGCCGCGCCGAGCTGCGCCATTGGCTGGTGGACGTCCCCTCGAAGGGGAGCCGCAAGGACGAGTCGCTGCTGCGGGTGTTCTTCCTCGGCATGGTGGGGCCGGAGGAGGCGCAGCGCTACATGCGCGGGCACGCGGCGGGGCTCGGGGAGTACCTCGACGAGCTGACCGCCCTGGACGAGAACGTCGACTGGGGCGAGGACGACCTGTCCGTCTACGGGCGGCTGGTCATCGAGTACGGCAAGCGGTTCGCGGCGATGCGCCGCGACTGGTTCGAGTGGGCCGCCCGCGAGATCGAGTCGCTCGGCGAGCGCGGCGCCGAGCGCGGCGCCGAGCGCGCGTAG
- a CDS encoding carotenoid oxygenase family protein, with the protein MGENITERPATWLDGHLAPVPDETDARDLEVTGALPPELTGRYLRNGPNPKPGEPSGHWFTGHGMIHGIRLRDGRAEWYRNRWVRTDAYLNGTPFVRDDLTFDRRSVQANTHVVPYAGKIWALVEAGFPYEVTPELETVGACDFGGRLTTAMTAHPKEDPVTGDLLFFGYGAFEPHLTYHRLAPDGTLAESREVEVAGPTMMHDFAITENHVVWLDLPVVFDVDLAMSGSTGMPYVWDDTYGARLGVMRRDGAGGVTWYDIDPCYVFHVGNAHEDAAGRIVVDGARYRPENFVTLWEDIGGTVDPATGAARSQNAHLHRWVLDPATRRAAEEPLDDRGVEFPTHDDTRTGREHRYLYTVGGESIVKYDLRGRGTSAHGLGEDAHVGEAVFVPAAGARAEDEGWLLSVVTRGAASELLVLDAADLSPAASVRLPRRVPAGFHGSWIPDSRPGT; encoded by the coding sequence ATGGGCGAGAACATCACCGAGCGCCCCGCCACCTGGCTGGACGGTCACCTGGCCCCCGTCCCCGACGAGACCGACGCCCGCGACCTCGAGGTCACCGGCGCGCTGCCCCCCGAACTGACCGGCCGCTACCTGCGCAACGGGCCGAACCCGAAGCCCGGCGAGCCGAGCGGGCACTGGTTCACCGGACACGGGATGATCCACGGCATCCGGCTGCGGGACGGCCGCGCCGAGTGGTACCGCAACCGGTGGGTGCGGACCGACGCCTACCTGAACGGGACGCCGTTCGTCCGCGACGACCTCACCTTCGACCGCCGCTCGGTGCAGGCCAACACCCACGTCGTCCCGTACGCGGGCAAGATCTGGGCGCTGGTGGAGGCCGGGTTCCCCTACGAGGTGACGCCCGAGCTGGAGACCGTCGGCGCCTGCGACTTCGGCGGGCGCCTCACCACCGCCATGACCGCGCACCCGAAGGAGGACCCGGTCACCGGCGACCTGCTGTTCTTCGGGTACGGGGCCTTCGAGCCCCACCTCACCTACCACCGGCTGGCGCCTGACGGGACGCTGGCCGAGAGCCGCGAGGTCGAGGTGGCGGGCCCGACGATGATGCACGACTTCGCGATCACCGAGAACCACGTCGTCTGGCTCGACCTGCCGGTGGTGTTCGACGTCGACCTGGCGATGTCCGGATCGACCGGCATGCCGTACGTCTGGGACGACACCTACGGCGCCCGGCTCGGCGTGATGCGCCGGGACGGCGCGGGCGGGGTCACCTGGTACGACATCGACCCCTGCTACGTCTTCCACGTCGGCAACGCCCACGAGGACGCCGCCGGACGGATCGTGGTGGACGGCGCCCGCTACCGTCCCGAGAACTTCGTCACCCTCTGGGAGGACATCGGCGGAACCGTCGACCCCGCCACCGGGGCGGCGCGCTCGCAGAACGCCCACCTGCACCGCTGGGTCCTCGACCCCGCGACCCGCCGCGCGGCCGAGGAGCCGCTCGACGACCGCGGCGTCGAGTTCCCCACGCACGACGACACCCGCACCGGCAGGGAGCACCGCTACCTCTACACGGTCGGCGGCGAGTCGATCGTCAAGTACGACCTGCGCGGGAGGGGGACGTCCGCGCACGGGCTCGGCGAGGACGCGCACGTCGGCGAGGCGGTCTTCGTCCCGGCGGCGGGCGCCCGCGCGGAGGACGAGGGCTGGCTGCTGTCGGTCGTGACCCGCGGCGCGGCGTCCGAGCTGCTGGTGCTGGACGCGGCGGACCTGTCGCCCGCCGCGAGCGTCCGGCTGCCGCGCCGCGTCCCGGCCGGTTTCCACGGAAGCTGGATCCCCGACTCCCGGCCCGGCACATAG
- a CDS encoding aldehyde dehydrogenase family protein: MSVATENTETFASLNPATGEVVAEHPVQDGAAVAAAVERAREAAAWWRALGWKERRLRLLNVKGSLTRNLNRMAELIHQETGKPVQDAQLETIMAITHLDWAARNAQKILGPRNVYPGLMAINQRCVLEYQPLGVVGVIGPWNYPIFTPMGSIAYALAAGNAVVFKPSEYTPGVGVLLAELFAAVIPEHPVLQTVTGLGGTGAAIASSPHVDKIAFTGSARTAKRVMAACAENLTPMVAECGGKDACIVDAGADLDAAADAALWGAMSNAGQTCIGVERIYVVDEAYDRFLGRLTEKARDLRPGFDREAAYGPITMPSQLDIIERHIKDALDKGGKAVVGGAESVRKPYVEPVVLTDVPDDSSAVCEETFGPTITVHRVKDMDEAVEKANRTSYGLAGTIFSGDRARAMDAARRMRSGMTSINAFAAFAQVAALPFGGVGESGFGRIHGADGLREFARPKAITRQRFATMNLTTFARTEKEMARVLGMINMIHGRRYKR; encoded by the coding sequence ATGTCCGTGGCCACGGAGAACACCGAGACGTTCGCGTCGCTGAACCCGGCCACCGGCGAGGTCGTCGCCGAGCACCCCGTCCAGGACGGCGCCGCCGTGGCCGCGGCGGTCGAGCGCGCCCGCGAGGCGGCCGCCTGGTGGCGCGCCCTCGGCTGGAAGGAGCGCCGGCTCCGGCTGCTGAACGTCAAGGGCTCGCTCACCCGCAACCTGAACCGGATGGCCGAGCTCATCCATCAGGAGACCGGCAAGCCCGTCCAGGACGCCCAGCTTGAGACGATCATGGCGATCACCCACCTGGACTGGGCGGCGCGCAACGCGCAGAAGATCCTCGGGCCGCGCAACGTCTACCCCGGGCTCATGGCGATCAACCAGCGCTGCGTGCTGGAGTACCAGCCGCTCGGCGTCGTCGGGGTCATCGGGCCGTGGAACTACCCGATCTTCACCCCGATGGGCTCGATCGCCTACGCGCTCGCCGCCGGCAACGCCGTGGTGTTCAAGCCGTCCGAGTACACCCCGGGCGTCGGCGTCCTGCTCGCCGAGCTGTTCGCCGCGGTGATCCCCGAGCACCCCGTCCTGCAGACCGTCACCGGGCTCGGCGGGACGGGCGCGGCGATCGCCTCGTCCCCGCACGTCGACAAGATCGCCTTCACCGGCTCGGCCCGCACCGCCAAGCGCGTCATGGCGGCCTGCGCCGAGAACCTGACGCCGATGGTCGCCGAGTGCGGCGGCAAGGACGCCTGCATCGTCGACGCCGGCGCCGACCTCGACGCCGCCGCCGACGCCGCGCTGTGGGGCGCCATGTCGAACGCGGGCCAGACCTGCATCGGCGTCGAGCGGATCTACGTGGTGGACGAGGCCTACGACCGGTTCCTCGGCAGGCTGACCGAGAAGGCCCGCGACCTGCGTCCCGGCTTCGACCGCGAGGCCGCCTACGGCCCCATCACGATGCCCTCGCAGCTCGACATCATCGAGCGCCACATCAAGGACGCGCTGGACAAGGGCGGCAAGGCGGTCGTCGGCGGCGCCGAGTCCGTCCGCAAGCCCTACGTCGAACCGGTCGTGCTGACGGACGTCCCGGACGACTCCTCGGCCGTGTGCGAGGAGACGTTCGGCCCCACGATCACCGTCCACCGCGTGAAGGACATGGACGAGGCGGTCGAGAAGGCGAACAGGACCAGCTACGGCCTCGCCGGGACGATCTTCTCCGGCGACAGGGCCCGTGCGATGGACGCCGCCCGCCGGATGCGGTCGGGCATGACCTCCATCAACGCGTTCGCCGCCTTCGCCCAGGTCGCGGCCCTGCCGTTCGGCGGCGTCGGCGAGTCCGGCTTCGGCCGCATCCACGGCGCGGACGGCCTGCGCGAGTTCGCCCGCCCGAAGGCCATCACCCGCCAGCGGTTCGCGACCATGAACCTCACCACGTTCGCCCGCACCGAGAAGGAGATGGCGCGCGTCCTCGGCATGATCAACATGATCCACGGCCGCCGCTACAAGCGCTGA
- a CDS encoding GNAT family N-acetyltransferase yields MNAPVRSRLQVTLSAPPPPPPGFRPFTVADVPALAALMWDAYRGTPDEADVRDVQGGVREIHLTMAGEYGTFLPDASFVADHDGRPVGGALVTLYRDIPLLAFLFTAPSHAGRGLGQGLVQAVMHALAAQGHDVLTLAVTRRNRRARRLYDRLGFIETA; encoded by the coding sequence ATGAACGCCCCCGTGCGGAGCCGCCTCCAGGTGACCCTGAGCGCGCCGCCCCCGCCCCCGCCCGGTTTCCGGCCGTTCACCGTCGCCGACGTCCCGGCCCTCGCCGCCCTGATGTGGGACGCCTACCGCGGCACCCCCGACGAGGCCGACGTGAGGGACGTCCAGGGCGGCGTCCGCGAGATCCACCTCACCATGGCCGGCGAGTACGGCACGTTCCTCCCGGACGCGTCCTTCGTGGCCGACCATGACGGCCGTCCGGTGGGAGGAGCCCTCGTCACCCTCTACCGGGACATCCCCCTCCTCGCGTTCCTCTTCACCGCCCCGTCCCACGCGGGCCGCGGTCTGGGCCAGGGCCTCGTCCAGGCCGTCATGCACGCCCTCGCCGCGCAGGGCCACGACGTCCTCACCCTGGCCGTGACCCGCCGCAACCGCCGCGCCCGCCGCCTCTACGACCGCCTGGGCTTCATCGAGACCGCCTGA
- a CDS encoding DUF6745 domain-containing protein, with translation MSGDAQREAAAVLAEWFGHLLSTAPADRPAAEAAISELYRLIGLDPPRFHWVPSPLAALETVPPGVRPRPAESADRLSEWPLPTLFRRLIINLFVDLDNRVMRRSRVLDPMIRQLVRTPVADSARGTLRMAVRTEHERFEKGSAWYAALCPSWSAHYDAVRRTSGVVYTAEQERLLDLWATPARSCGWWWPREDVCVVSERPVEIHTEVWGDSGEVRLHRSDGPALRYADGWDAHAWHGTRVPAWVVQDPSVERIAREANVEVRRCAVENIGWGDYIDRAGLRLVATAPDPGNPGSELRLYDLREQTRVLLAVNGSVERDGTRRRYGLAVPGAFDDPVAAAGWTYGLSADQYARLVRRT, from the coding sequence GTGAGCGGCGACGCGCAGCGGGAAGCTGCCGCCGTCCTCGCGGAGTGGTTCGGGCATCTGCTCTCCACCGCGCCCGCCGACCGTCCGGCCGCCGAGGCGGCCATATCCGAGCTGTACCGGCTGATCGGTCTCGATCCGCCCCGCTTCCACTGGGTGCCGTCGCCGCTGGCGGCCCTGGAGACCGTCCCGCCCGGTGTCCGGCCGCGTCCGGCCGAGAGCGCGGACCGCCTGTCCGAATGGCCCCTGCCGACGCTCTTCCGCAGGCTGATCATCAATCTGTTCGTCGACCTGGACAACCGGGTCATGCGGCGCTCGCGGGTGCTGGACCCGATGATCCGGCAGCTGGTCCGGACGCCGGTCGCGGACTCCGCGCGAGGCACACTGCGGATGGCGGTCCGGACGGAGCACGAGAGGTTCGAGAAGGGTTCCGCCTGGTACGCGGCGCTGTGCCCGTCCTGGAGCGCCCACTACGACGCGGTCCGCCGGACGTCCGGCGTGGTCTACACGGCCGAGCAGGAGCGTCTGCTCGACCTGTGGGCGACGCCGGCGCGGTCGTGCGGCTGGTGGTGGCCGCGTGAGGACGTCTGCGTCGTGTCCGAACGGCCCGTCGAGATCCACACGGAGGTCTGGGGCGACTCGGGCGAGGTGCGCCTGCACCGCTCGGACGGTCCCGCGCTCCGGTACGCCGACGGCTGGGACGCCCACGCCTGGCACGGCACGAGGGTGCCGGCCTGGGTGGTGCAGGATCCGAGCGTCGAGCGGATCGCGCGGGAGGCCAACGTCGAGGTCCGGCGGTGCGCGGTCGAGAACATCGGCTGGGGCGACTACATCGACCGGGCCGGGCTGCGGCTCGTGGCCACCGCGCCGGACCCCGGCAACCCGGGCTCCGAGCTGCGGCTCTACGACCTGCGGGAGCAGACCAGGGTGCTGCTCGCCGTCAACGGATCCGTCGAGCGCGACGGGACGCGCCGCCGGTACGGGCTGGCCGTCCCGGGCGCCTTCGACGACCCGGTCGCCGCCGCCGGGTGGACCTACGGGCTGTCCGCCGACCAGTACGCACGACTCGTCCGCCGAACCTGA